One window of the Colletotrichum destructivum chromosome 4, complete sequence genome contains the following:
- a CDS encoding Putative large ribosomal subunit protein eL15, whose protein sequence is MGALKYVEELQKKKQSDVMRFLLRVRCWELRQLNVIHRASRPSRPDKARRLGYKAKQGYVIYRVRVRRGGRKKPVAKGATFGKPTNQGVNQLKYQRSLASTAEERVGRRCANLRVLNSYWVNQDSTYKYFEVILVDPQHKAIRQDPRINWIVAPVHKHRESRGLTATGKKSRGLNKGHRYNKTQAGRRKTWKRHNTLSLWRYR, encoded by the exons ATGGGTGCCCTCAAGTATGTCGAAGAGctccagaagaagaagcagtcCGATGTGATGCGCTTCCTTCTGCGTGTTCGCTGCTGGGAA CTCCGACAGCTGAATGTCATCCACCGCGCCTCGCGTCCCTCGCGCCCCGACAAGGCTCGCCGCCTCGGTTACAAGGCCAAGCAGGGCTACGTTATCTaccgcgtccgcgtccgccgcgGAGGCCGCAAGAAGCCCGTCGCCAAGGGTGCCACCTTCG GCAAGCCCACCAACCAGGGTGTCAACCAGCTCAAGTACCAGCGCTCCCTCgcctccaccgccgaggagcgtgtcggccgccgctgcgccAACTTGCGCGTTCTCAACTCGTACTGGGTTAACCAGGATTCGACCTACAAGTACTTCGAggtcatcctcgtcgacccccAGCACAAGGCCATCCGCCAGGACCCCCGCATCAACTGGATTGTCGCCCCCGTCCACAAGCACCGCGAGTCCCGTGGCCTCACCGCCACCGGCAAGAAGTCCCGCGGCCTCAACAAGGGCCACCGCTACAACAAGACCCAGGCCGGCCGCAGAAAGACCTGGAAGCGTCACAACACCCTCTCCCTGTGGCGCTACCGGTAA
- a CDS encoding Putative CID domain, protein PCF11, which yields MSYESSAAEVAEDYRQALEDLTTNVRFEISNLTMIAREQTEHAQVISEVLQDHILKAPAHKKLPALYVLDSIVKNVGTPYTLFFGAKLYTTFMEAYAAVDGQVRRKMDEMLRTWKEPVPGSLDKRPVFTPEVTQPIENALLKARTSALQAQQGRGGGRGRPPVAPYRETPTPPGMRPGSSQPMPYSQPPPIPQANGTRPPSAPIPHHQQMAPYAPPPPSYSAQPSAAPGPYQPPPQMPYVAGLSGPPHAAGISKDSLGQDIQKLIDASKLEFAQNPHDHSIQQRLKALLDVQSLLQHQNLPQDQLVLIKNQVADLAVKVRPFSAQSSTPVATPVPSHPPPAPAAPVISSGPPQQQAAVTLDALLGQGALAALLRQSAAPQTATPPPPPANIAIRSPPPQKVEPHRQPSATPSADPMALLAGLRQAGLLPGPAPNATPKPAPPGPVPPLGMPMLPPGLLPPNLASLLASGQLPPRPPLGGMNGNQLDATALKQQFQPHLIPSVFEQLGPQCTQCGRRFKTDEEGRKKKMAHMDWHFKAHQRLAEAEKRGQHRSWYVDNNDWLKSREAIDVDHVQSADNSSSSPGRAKKEAKPRYIPVPDASSGINSVCPICQEKFENKWLDTAQEWVWLDTTLVGNRAYHYSCHSEATQARESTPVYSRGTPEPVLGKRKAEGDLKSLRGRAKKDKDAAKWPKTELDY from the exons ATGTCATACGAATCATCCGCTGCCGAGGTCGCGGAGGACTACCGTCAAGCTCTTGAAGATTTGACTACCAACGTGCGATTCGAAATTAGCAATCTGACAATGATTGCGAGAGAGCAGACCGAGCATGCCCAGGTCATCTCCGAAGTTTTACAGGACCACATCTTGAAG GCTCCAGCACACAAGAAACTGCCGGCCCTCTATGTTCTCGATTCGATCGTCAAAAATGTCGGCACTCCGTACACGCTCTTCTTTGGAGCCAAACTATACACAACGTTCATGGAGGCCTACGCAGCCGTTGACGGCCAGGTTCGCCGTAAGATGGACGAAATGCTTCGCACATGGAAGGAACCAGTTCCCGGGTCTCTTGATAAGCGGCCAGTCTTCACCCCTGAAGTCACGCAGCCGATCGAGAACGCTCTACTGAAGGCTCGCACATCTGCTCTCCAAGCCCagcaaggacgaggaggtggcCGCGGACGACCTCCTGTTGCCCCCTATCGCGAAACCCCGACGCCGCCAGGCATGCGACCCGGATCGAGCCAACCGATGCCATACAGCCAGCCCCCGCCTATACCCCAAGCGAATGGCACCCGGCCTCCCAGCGCGCCGATTCCTCACCACCAACAGATGGCGCCCTATGCG CCTCCTCCACCTTCATATAGTGCTCAGCCCTCAGCGGCTCCTGGCCCTTACCAGCCCCCTCCGCAAATGCCATACGTGGCTGGACTCTCGGGTCCGCCTCATGCTGCTGGGATCAGCAAAGACTCTCTGGGCCAAGATATCCAGAAGTTGATTGATGCGTCGAAGTTGGAGTTTGCGCAGAACCCACATGATCATAGTATTCAACAAAGACTCAAGGCGTTGTTGGATGTGCAGAGCTTGCTTCAACACCAGAACTTGCCCCAGGACCAGTTGGTCCTGATTAAGAATCAAGTAGCCGATCTTGCTGTAAAAGTGAGGCCGTTTTCGGCCCAGAGCTCAACCCCTGTTGCTACACCCGTCCCCTCTCATCCACCGCCGGCTCCTGCGGCGCCCGTAATTTCGTCTGGGCCACCGCAGCAGCAAGCTGCAGTGACGCTTGATGCGCTCTTGGGCCAAGGAGCTCTTGCTGCATTACTGAGACAGTCAGCTGCACCGCAGACTGCTActccaccacctcccccGGCCAACATAGCGATTCGATCCCCTCCACCGCAGAAGGTCGAACCGCACCGACAGCCCAGTGCGACGCCTTCAGCGGATCCCATGGCTTTACTGGCCGGCTTACGACAAGCGGGACTGCTTCCCGGACCAGCTCCGAATGCTACACCAAAGCCAGCACCTCCGGGACCGGTACCACCTCTCGGAATGCCCATGCTGCCCCCCGGCCTGTTGCCCCCCAATCTTGCAAGCTTGCTGGCATCGGGTCAACTgccgccgcgtcctcctctcGGTGGCATGAATGGCAACCAGCTTGATGCCACAGCCCTCAAGCAGCA GTTCCAGCCACATCTGATACCCTCTGTGTTCGAACAGCTGGGTCCTCAGTGTACTCAGTGCGGTAGGCGGttcaagacggacgaggagggaaggaagaagaagatggcaCACATGGATTGGCATTTCAAAGCCCATCAACGGCTTGCGGAAGCAGAAAAAAGGGGCCAGCACCGCAGCTGGTACGTCGACAATAAT GACTGGCTCAAGTCACGAGAAGCTATCGACGTCGATCACGTCCAATCAGCGGACAACTCATCGTCCAGCCCCGGCCGGGCGAAGAAGGAAGCCAAGCCTCGGTATATCCCAGTACCGGATGCCTCGAGCGGCATCAACAGCGTGTGTCCTATCTGCCAGGAGAAGTTTGAGAACAAGTGGTTAGATACTGCTCAAGAGTGGGTGTGGTTGGATACCACACTGGTCGGCAACCGAGCATATCACTACAGCTGTCACTCGGAAGCGACACAGGCCAGGGAAAGCACGCCGGTATACTCGAGAGGAACGCCCGAGCCGGTGCTGGGCAAGCGTAAAGCGGAA GGTGACTTGAAGTCGCTACGAGGTAGGGCCAAGAAAGACAAAGACGCAGCCAAATGGCCCAAGACGGAACTCGACTACTAG
- a CDS encoding Putative SPX domain, VTC domain, VTC domain superfamily protein: MRFGKTLRQVVYAPWKDKYIDYAKLKSLLREDKYDDDDVAWTEDDENRFCDEIFNTELEKVAQFQEETFEALKGRVDAAFDNLKELAPPSEEDDAGNAQPKKPDAATAQKLKDIEAELDKITTEISELKKYSNINYTGFLKIVKKHDRKRGDRYKVRPMMQLSLSQRPFNSEQGYSPLLNKLSIMYYAIRQQLDEGAADQQPLDLESQGETRHGERYTAHKFWVHPDNLLEVKTYIMRRLPALIYSEQSAKELDGSNDPTITSLYFDSPKFDLYGKKVERKSEASSLRVRWYGQLSSKPELSLEQKIVGEHGSSEERKFTIKDKYVKPFIDGTYKMEKAVQKMERQGQQVEEIENFKNTVKSIQDFVHENKLQPVLRANYVRTAFQKPADDRVRISIDTEVAFIREDTLDRDRPCRDPAEWHRLDIDSRNLSYPFKDINQSEVSRFPYAILEIKLKEDPNRKRPAWVSDLMGSHLVHPAPRFSKFVHGVASLFEDYVNSLPFWLSDLEADIRKDPQKAFEAEEQRKAQRAEDEQAVGSFLGNKASSYKVSKSSPAGKSYLADRMAAESSSRSRPANEARQPSTQQTDDGPSGQLQRSYGTLSSVLPGFSLSKYSKARRAQRNQQQLPEGVVEPTEWIKNSGELKIEPKVWLANERTFLKWQHICILLGALAVSLYTAAGENFLAEVMGIVYIVIAVFAGVWGYGMMRLRRKMIMSRSGKDFDNLIGPLIISIALMVALVLNFAFAYRAAVEKMVAKQMPSGGNVTGEPIRQELI; this comes from the exons atgcgTTTCGGAAAGACGCTGCGGCAGGTCGTCTACGCGCCATGGAAGGACAAGTACATTGACTACGCGAAGCTGAAGTCTCTGCTGCGGGAGGATAAGtacgatgacgacgacgtcgcttggaccgaggacgacgagaaccgTTTCTGCGACGAGATCTTCAACACAGAGCTCGAAAAGGTTGCCCAGTTCCAGGAGGAGACCTTCGAGGCGCTGAAAGGCCGTGTCGACGCCGCCTTTGACAATCTTAAGGAACTGGCACCGCccagcgaggaggacgacgcggGGAACGCCCAGCCCAAGAAGCCCGACGCCGCGACGgcccagaagctcaaggatATTGAGGCGGAGCTCGACAAGATCACGACCGAGATCTCGGAGCTGAAGAAATACAGCAATATCAACTACACGGGCTTCCTTAAGATCGTTAAAAAGCATGACCGCAAGAGAGGCGACAGGTACAAGGTCCGGCCCATGATGCAGCTGAGCCTGTCGCAGCGGCCCTTCAACTCGGAGCAGGGGTATTCGCCTCTGCTCAACAAGCTGTCCATCATGTACTACGCCATTCGCCAGCAGCTGGATGAGGGCGCTGCCGACCAGCAGCCGCTGGATTTGGAGAGTCAGGGCGAGACCCGTCACGGCGAGCGGTACACGGCCCACAAGTTCTGGGTCCACCCGGACAACCTGTTGGAGGTGAAGACGTACATTATGAGACGCCTCCCGGCCCTTATCTATAGCGAACAGTcggccaaggagctggacgGAAGCAACGACCCAACCATCACCTCGCTCTACTTCGACAGCCCTAAATTCGACCTGTACGGGAAGAAGGTGGAGCGCAAGTCAGAGGCCTCTTCGCTGCGCGTGCGGTGGTACGGCCAGCTGAGCTCTAAGCCCGAGCTGTCCCTCGAACAAAAGATTGTCGGCGAGCACGGCTCGAGCGAGGAGCGCAAGTTCACCATCAAGGACAAATACGTCAAGCCCTTCATCGATGGCACCTacaagatggagaaggcggTGCAGAAGATGGAGCGCCAAGGccagcaggtcgaggagattGAGAACTTCAAGAACACGGTCAAGTCTATCCAGGACTTCGTTCATGAGAACAAGTTGCAGCCTGTTCTGCGCGCCAACTACGTTCGCACGGCTTTCCAGAAGCCCGCGGACGATCGCGTGCGTATTTCCATCGACACCGAGGTCGCCTTCATCCGCGAGGACACGTTGGACAGGGATAGGCCGTGCCGCGACCCGGCCGAGTGGCACCGTCTCGACATTGACAGCCGAAACCTGTCTTACCCCTTCAAGGACATCAATCAGAGCGAGGTCTCCCGCTTTCCCTACGCCATTCTCGAAATCAAGCTGAAGGAGGACCCTAACCGCAAGCGCCCCGCGTGGGTTTCGGACCTAATGGGATCTCATCTGGTGCATCCGGCTCCTCGCTTCTCCAAGTTCGTCCACGGTGTCGCCTCGCTCTTTGAGGACTACGTCAACAGCCTGCCCTTCTGGCTGAGCGACCTGGAGGCGGACATCCGCAAGGACCCACAAAAGGCGTTCGAGGCAGAGGAGCAGCGCAAGGCCCAgagggccgaggacgagcaggcTGTGGGCAGCTTCTTGGGCAATAAGGCTAGCTCGTACAAGGTTTCCAAGAGCTCGCCTGCCGGCAAGTCGTACCTCGCAGACAGGATGGCCGCCGAGTCCAGCTCCCGGTCGAGACCCGCCAACGAAGCCCGGCAGCCGTCGACCCAGCAGACCGACGATGGCCCGTCCGGTCAGCTGCAGAGGAGCTACGGCACGCTTTCGTCCGTTCTCCCCGGTTTCTCCCTGTCCAAGTACTCCAAGGCCAGGCGGGCGCAGAGgaaccagcagcagctgccCGAGGGCGTTGTCGAGCCGACGGAGTGGATCAAGAACTCGGGCGAGCTCAAGATCGAGCCAAAGGTATGGCTGGCCAACGAGCGCACGTTCCTCAAGTGGCAGCACATCTGCATCCTGCTGGGTGCGCTCGCCGTCTCGCTGTACACGGCTGCTGGAGAGAACTTCTTGGCCGAGGTCATGGGTATCGTGTACATTGTCATCGCTGTGTTTGCGGGCGTGTGGGGCTATGGCATGATGCGCCTGCGGAGGAAGATGATTATGAGCCGCAGTGGCAAGGATTTCGACAATCTCATCGGTCCGCTGATTATCAGCATCGCATTGATGGTTGCGCTGGTATTGAACTTTGCGTTTGCT TACCGCGCTGCTGTCGAGAAGATGGTGGCCAAGCAGATGCCTAGTGGTGGCAACGTCACCGGTGAGCCGATCCGTCAGGAACTCATCTAA
- a CDS encoding Putative FGGY carbohydrate kinase, pentulose kinase, carbohydrate kinase, FGGY: MEPPQSTAPPQLLDHYVGIDVGTGSARACIIDETGDIKGLASEPIKLWQPETGYYEQSTSDIWACICLCVKQVLSESKVDPDKIKGIGFDATCSLAVFSHDTDEPVAVTGPDFDNADGYDRNVILWLDHRPVEETEKINATKHNLLKYVGGTMSIEMEIPKVLWLKNNMPKELFDRCKFYDLADALTHMATGNETRSFCSTVCKQGYVPVGVDGSVKGWQEDFLTTIGLEDLVKDDFKRLGGVNGVNGKYQSAGELVGVLCKKAASDLGLPEGIAVGGGVIDAYAGWIGTVGAKVELPPGHLEADQPKNDLSQAFHRLAAVAGTSTCHLAMSRDAVFVPGVWGPYRDVLLPDFWMAEGGQSATGELLRHILEIHPAFVETNALATAESKNIYEFLNAHLEYMREKSGAPSISYLGRHFFLYGDLWGNRSPVADPNMKGAVVGLSSDKTTDNLAMWYYGTMEFIAMQTRQIVEAMNTAGHELNTIFMSGSQCQNPLLMDLMATICDMPVLVPRYTNAAVVHGAAMLGAKAATANEDGSTEDLWSIMDRMSKPGRLVKPGTLKGEKFLFDAKYKVFLDQCKTQQEYRKQVDDAVDQWLKN; the protein is encoded by the exons ATGGA GCCTCCTCAATCCACGGCACCACCTCAACTTCTT GACCACTACGTCGGCATTGACGTCGGCACTGGATCGGCCAGAGCATGCATCATCGATGAGACGGGCGACATCAAGGGTCTCGCCAGCGAGCCCATCAAGTTGTGGCAGCCCGAAACCGGATACTAT GAGCAATCGACTTCGGACATTTGGGCGTGCATCTGCCTCTGCGTGAAGCAGGTCCTCAGCGAATCGAAAGTCGACCCGGACAAGATCAAGGGTATCGGCTTCGACGCCACCTGTTCCCTTGCCGTCTTCAGTCACGACACGGacgagcccgtcgccgttACGGGACCCGACTTTGACAACGCCGACGGTTACGACCGCAACGTCATCCTCTGGCTCGATCACCGCCcggtcgaggagacggaaAAGATTAACGCCACTAAGCATAACCTGCTCAAGTACGTCGGCGGTACCATGAGCATCGAGATGGAGATTCCCAAGGTCCTCTGGCTCAAGAACAACATGCCCAAGGAGCTTTTTGACCGCTGCAAGTTCTACGACCTCGCAGACGCCCTCACCCACATGGCCACCGGCAATGAGACCCGGAGCTTCTGTAGCACCGTCTGCAAGCAGGGCTACGTCCcggtcggcgtcgacggcagcgtcAAAGGCTGGCAGGAGGACTTTCTGACGACCATTGGGCTCGAGGACCTTGTCAAGGACGACTTCAAGCGTCTTGGTGGCGTCAACGGGGTG AACGGAAAATACCAGAGCGCCGGGGAGCTTGTCGGCGTGCTCTGCAAGAAGGCTGCCAGCGATCTAGGGCTTCCCGAGGGCATCGccgttggtggtggtgtgatCGACGCCTACGCTGGCTGGATTGGCACGGTCGGGGCCAAGGTCGAGCTACCCCCGGGGCACCTGGAGGCGGACCAGCCCAAGAACGACCTCTCGCAGGCGTTCCATAGACTCGCAGCAGTCGCCGGCACCTCGACGTGCCACTTGGCTATGTCCAGGGACGCCGTCTTTGTGCCTGGCGTCTGGGGCCCCTACCGCGACGTCCTGCTGCCCGATTTCTGgatggccgagggcggccagTCTGCCACGGGCGAGCTCCTCCGACACATTCTCGAAATCCACCCTGCCTTTGTCGAGACGAACGCGCTTgcgacggccgagtcgaAGAATATCTACGAGTTCCTCAACGCGCACCTGGAATACATGCGGGAGAAAAGCGGCGCGCCCTCGATCTCATACCTAGGCCGCCACTTCTTCCTATACGGCGACCTGTGGGGCAACCGGTCGCCCGTGGCAGACCCCAACATGAAGGGCGCCGTTGTCGGGCTGAGCAGCGACAAGACGACGGACAATCTGGCGATGTGGTACTACGGCACAATGGAGTTCATCGCGATGCAGACGCGGCAGATCGTCGAGGCGATGAACACGGCGGGCCACGAGCTCAACACCATCTTCATGTCCGGCAGCCAGTGCCAGAACCCCCTGCTCATGGACCTCATGGCCACCATCTGCGACATGCCGGTGCTGGTACCGCGGTACACCAACGCGGCGGTCGTCCACGGTGCGGCCATGCTGGGcgccaaggcggcgacggcgaacGAGGACGGGTCGACGGAGGACCTGTGGTCCATCATGGACCGCATGAGTAAGCCCGGCAGGCTCGTCAAGCCGGGCACGCTCAAGGGCGAGAAATTTCTGTTCGACGCCAAGTACAAGGTGTTTCTGGACCAGTGCAAAACGCAGCAGGAGTACAGGAAGCAGGTTGACGACGCTGTGGACCAGTGGCTTAAGAACTGA